In Stutzerimonas stutzeri, a genomic segment contains:
- the mksB gene encoding Mks condensin complex protein MksB, which produces MIEPKRVLRALAEHWTLLEPLCERFDAGTLSLIELRHQLAAQLPEGTPTDITALLDQWIRLDILVPVAKSPNRFELNAQIHDFLAYLRREHRLGLCLEIEAYLRHLERLAGHIQDAFEIRDGQDLARQLRLLDMRVRDVLKKLANDEQALIGVADRAKTSDRQIPLRQRYAEVLATWDEYVEPMIQLVAADGAFEQGVYRVEQVLMKLLGEQQRLGQLVDDDLLLRTHARILEMQSTAQLTLRHARELLLPLREEARRHNAVTRGAALALSAIRKKGLDAVPQASLPLFTRPQSTFLGTASQVEAYVYALARFEPKPAQFPRGASKRKTDAPRSPLTAREMLDRCEQALPLPDLMQWLLEQEPEGATDELLYWFSRLSRDARFQRDRLERREYLTREHQVSLSSFALLAPQDG; this is translated from the coding sequence ATGATCGAACCCAAGCGCGTACTGCGTGCCCTCGCCGAACACTGGACGTTACTCGAGCCGCTGTGCGAACGCTTCGATGCCGGCACGCTGAGCCTGATCGAGCTTCGTCATCAGCTTGCCGCGCAACTGCCGGAAGGGACACCCACCGACATCACCGCCCTGCTCGATCAGTGGATTCGTTTGGACATCCTTGTCCCGGTGGCTAAAAGCCCGAATCGCTTCGAGCTGAACGCGCAGATCCATGACTTTCTCGCCTACCTGCGGCGCGAACATCGACTCGGTCTGTGCCTGGAGATCGAAGCCTACCTGCGCCACTTGGAACGGTTGGCGGGCCACATCCAGGACGCCTTCGAAATCCGTGACGGTCAGGACCTCGCCCGCCAGCTTCGCCTGCTGGACATGCGCGTGCGCGACGTATTGAAGAAACTCGCTAACGACGAGCAGGCACTGATCGGCGTGGCCGACCGGGCCAAGACCAGCGACCGTCAGATTCCGCTGCGGCAGCGTTATGCGGAAGTTCTGGCGACCTGGGATGAATACGTCGAACCGATGATCCAGCTGGTCGCTGCCGATGGTGCATTCGAGCAGGGCGTGTATCGCGTCGAACAGGTTTTGATGAAGCTGCTTGGTGAGCAGCAACGGCTGGGACAGCTGGTCGACGACGACCTGCTGTTGCGCACCCATGCGCGCATTCTCGAAATGCAAAGCACCGCTCAGCTGACCCTGCGCCACGCGCGGGAGCTGTTGCTGCCGCTGCGCGAAGAGGCACGCCGGCACAATGCGGTGACCCGTGGCGCCGCGCTTGCCCTGTCAGCCATTCGCAAGAAGGGACTCGATGCGGTGCCGCAGGCCTCGCTGCCGCTGTTCACCCGCCCGCAGAGCACTTTTCTCGGCACGGCCAGCCAGGTCGAAGCCTATGTCTACGCCTTGGCCCGCTTCGAACCGAAGCCTGCACAATTCCCCCGAGGCGCAAGCAAGCGCAAGACCGATGCACCGCGCTCACCGCTGACGGCGCGTGAAATGTTAGACCGCTGTGAACAGGCGTTGCCGCTGCCCGACCTGATGCAGTGGTTGCTCGAACAAGAGCCGGAAGGCGCGACCGATGAGCTGCTCTACTGGTTTTCTCGCCTCTCCCGCGACGCCCGTTTCCAGCGTGACCGTCTGGAACGCCGCGAGTACCTGACGCGCGAGCATCAGGTCAGTCTCAGCTCGTTTGCCCTACTGGCGCCGCAAGATGGCTGA
- the mksE gene encoding Mks condensin complex protein MksE encodes MNIDLKEMTQLAPIFRELFKGYHLSRSEPECYSQLSNMQDPYRALFKALGYELVCDPRGFYYFVPEQMGAQVNKTAQRLALFTFILVEHLADQGRDPLAVLDGGTLGRDELPALLDKYRDLLLQAEVTTQDELEEKIIRRLTQLGFAEDSNGIYRFLPPMHRFLDVCLSVQQDRDLAASLHSTDLSLPAPQLIADEEEDEIIILDHPEDESEEEALARAIAAEKELEA; translated from the coding sequence ATGAACATCGATCTGAAAGAAATGACCCAGCTGGCGCCGATATTCCGCGAGCTGTTCAAGGGCTATCACCTGTCTCGCAGCGAGCCGGAGTGCTACTCCCAACTATCGAATATGCAGGACCCGTACCGTGCGCTGTTCAAGGCGCTTGGCTATGAACTGGTCTGCGACCCGCGTGGCTTTTACTACTTCGTCCCCGAGCAGATGGGCGCGCAGGTCAACAAGACGGCCCAGCGGCTGGCGTTGTTCACTTTCATTCTGGTCGAGCATCTCGCCGATCAGGGCCGCGATCCGCTCGCGGTGCTTGACGGGGGCACCCTGGGCCGTGATGAACTCCCGGCGCTATTAGACAAATACCGCGACCTGCTCCTGCAGGCCGAGGTGACCACCCAGGACGAGCTGGAAGAGAAGATTATCCGCCGCCTGACTCAGCTGGGTTTTGCCGAAGACAGCAACGGCATCTACCGTTTCCTGCCGCCCATGCATCGCTTCCTTGACGTTTGCTTGTCCGTGCAGCAAGACCGCGATCTGGCAGCAAGCCTGCACAGCACTGACCTCTCGCTGCCAGCGCCGCAGCTGATCGCCGATGAGGAAGAGGACGAGATCATCATTCTGGACCACCCAGAGGATGAATCCGAAGAAGAAGCGCTGGCGCGTGCCATCGCAGCAGAAAAGGAGCTTGAGGCATGA
- the mksF gene encoding Mks condensin complex protein MksF — protein MSQERYGIRRFALLNTAGYSLGIFPLETPLSVYGANNLGKSASINALQFPILARMSDMSFGKYSLEQSRKFYFASDTSYILVEVALPHGPHVIGVSGRGPGGGFGHQFFVYQGSLDLDHYQQNGTCLRQRELFANLERAGIKAYEAKPDELRRLLVGGHTAIPLDMTLIPLRSTSEQSLKTFRALFINLLHMREITAAKLKQLFLDAFEHSLRSGSVDYIAATEEAFRDVRRMEQDYQALVAAGPLVEALAAGVAQRELLRGKLHRLSPLLDSLLGSWQDYAGARKEELVIQAEHYRREQDGLQNEQRGGTAELMRLEREISEIQRWLGELAVLKNRFALVDDAHVLEQQLLAAKDAHDELAGALSQSRQFSSEDLDERLRDLEKRLKSVRQQLDHADNNSYSRLREEFSQPDVDRLMRLFNGQLFSLPLSEKGITVDDADSWVKSLEAVLDGFKGERFEAPGLSIDLSHIEPPALQALADRAALRDQKDRLERELKQLKAQHSVAIDRAASKAQAEHLYQQVLDAQKALEDFRRCQTLSAEEENKLEQLAQAEAAQDELKRTSDAFTERVQHLSAKLQLVGRQLADLEAKERTLEDALRRRQLLPADLPFGTPFMDPVDDSLDNLQPLLNDYQDSWQALQRVDGQIEALYAQVRLKGVAKFDSEEDPERRLQLLVNAYAHRQDEALTLAKARRAAVTDIARTLRNIRSDYDSLEHQLALFNREINKRQVSNLESFRIVLAPNKDALKHIDQIIHSAGQYEQGETLSVFDLQQNSEQDSKNEEAKEYLARLVAANNNQLGLRDLFELAFEITKVGSQPVIHTDIDGAASNGTTMTIKALTNMYLLLHLMDREQAGRIRLPYYLDEAADIDERNQQALIETSLQLGFVPILASVKPQVSAHVAIDLEGGSSPSGIYIDEADWKFIKRREQAEPSNVAGDQRRVEDAELVS, from the coding sequence ATGAGCCAGGAACGCTACGGTATCCGCCGCTTCGCCCTATTGAACACCGCGGGTTACAGCCTCGGCATCTTCCCGCTGGAAACGCCGTTGTCTGTCTACGGCGCGAACAACCTGGGCAAGTCCGCGTCGATCAATGCGCTGCAGTTTCCGATTCTGGCGCGTATGTCGGACATGAGTTTCGGCAAGTACAGCCTGGAGCAGTCGCGAAAGTTTTACTTCGCCAGTGACACCAGCTACATCCTCGTCGAAGTCGCCCTCCCTCATGGCCCTCATGTGATTGGTGTATCCGGTCGTGGGCCGGGTGGCGGGTTCGGTCACCAGTTCTTTGTCTACCAGGGCTCACTGGATCTCGATCACTACCAGCAGAACGGCACATGCCTGCGCCAACGCGAACTGTTCGCCAACCTCGAGCGCGCCGGTATCAAGGCCTACGAGGCAAAGCCGGACGAACTGCGGCGGCTACTGGTCGGCGGCCATACCGCAATCCCACTGGACATGACACTGATCCCGTTGCGTTCGACCAGCGAGCAGAGCCTCAAGACCTTCCGCGCACTGTTCATCAACCTGCTGCACATGCGCGAGATCACCGCTGCCAAGCTCAAACAGCTGTTTCTCGACGCGTTCGAACACAGCCTTCGCTCGGGCAGCGTCGACTACATTGCTGCAACTGAGGAAGCGTTCCGCGACGTGCGCCGCATGGAGCAGGACTATCAAGCCCTGGTTGCTGCCGGCCCGCTGGTCGAAGCCCTTGCCGCCGGCGTTGCCCAACGCGAACTGCTACGGGGCAAGCTGCATCGGTTGTCCCCATTACTCGACTCGCTGCTCGGCAGTTGGCAGGACTACGCCGGCGCACGCAAGGAAGAGCTGGTCATCCAGGCCGAACACTATCGTCGCGAGCAAGATGGCCTGCAGAACGAACAGCGTGGCGGCACCGCCGAACTGATGCGTCTGGAGCGTGAAATCAGCGAAATCCAGCGCTGGCTGGGCGAGCTTGCCGTACTGAAGAATCGCTTCGCGCTGGTCGATGATGCCCACGTGCTGGAGCAGCAGCTGCTCGCCGCCAAAGACGCCCATGACGAACTGGCGGGCGCGCTGTCGCAATCGCGACAGTTCTCCAGTGAGGACTTGGACGAGCGCCTGCGCGACCTGGAGAAGCGTCTCAAGTCGGTCCGCCAACAGCTGGACCATGCGGACAACAACAGTTATTCCCGTCTACGCGAAGAATTTTCACAGCCTGACGTTGATCGCCTGATGCGATTATTTAACGGCCAGCTGTTCAGCCTGCCCTTGAGCGAAAAAGGCATTACCGTGGATGACGCCGATAGCTGGGTCAAATCGCTTGAAGCGGTACTCGACGGCTTTAAGGGGGAGCGCTTCGAAGCCCCCGGGCTGTCCATCGACCTGTCCCATATCGAACCACCAGCCCTGCAGGCACTGGCTGATCGCGCCGCCCTGCGCGACCAGAAAGATCGACTGGAGCGTGAGCTCAAGCAGTTGAAGGCACAGCATTCCGTGGCGATTGACCGAGCCGCGAGCAAAGCACAGGCCGAACATCTCTATCAGCAAGTACTGGACGCCCAAAAAGCGCTAGAGGATTTCCGCCGCTGCCAGACGCTCTCAGCCGAAGAGGAGAACAAGCTTGAGCAACTGGCCCAAGCCGAAGCGGCGCAGGACGAACTCAAGCGGACCAGCGACGCCTTCACCGAGCGAGTGCAACACCTCTCGGCGAAACTGCAACTGGTCGGGCGTCAGCTGGCCGATCTCGAAGCCAAGGAACGCACGCTGGAGGACGCCCTACGTCGCCGCCAGCTGCTTCCAGCAGATCTGCCATTCGGCACGCCTTTCATGGACCCGGTGGACGACTCGCTGGACAACCTCCAACCATTGCTCAATGACTATCAGGACAGCTGGCAAGCATTGCAGCGCGTCGATGGGCAAATCGAAGCGCTGTACGCGCAGGTGCGCCTAAAAGGCGTCGCCAAGTTTGATAGCGAAGAAGATCCGGAGCGCCGCTTGCAGCTACTGGTGAACGCCTACGCGCATCGCCAGGACGAAGCCTTGACCCTCGCCAAGGCACGTCGCGCGGCGGTAACCGACATCGCCCGGACACTGCGCAATATCCGCAGCGATTACGACAGCCTCGAGCATCAGCTAGCGCTCTTCAATCGCGAGATCAACAAACGCCAGGTTTCGAACCTCGAAAGCTTCCGTATCGTCCTGGCACCAAATAAGGACGCGCTCAAGCACATCGATCAGATCATTCACAGCGCCGGGCAGTACGAACAAGGCGAGACGTTGTCGGTGTTCGACCTTCAGCAAAACAGCGAGCAGGACAGCAAGAACGAGGAAGCCAAGGAATACCTGGCGCGCCTAGTTGCGGCTAACAATAACCAGTTGGGCCTGAGAGACTTGTTCGAGCTGGCTTTTGAAATTACCAAGGTCGGCAGCCAGCCAGTGATCCATACCGACATCGACGGGGCGGCGTCCAACGGCACCACGATGACCATCAAGGCGCTGACCAATATGTACCTGTTGCTGCATCTGATGGACCGCGAGCAGGCCGGTCGCATTCGTCTGCCTTACTACTTGGACGAAGCCGCAGACATTGATGAGCGCAACCAGCAGGCTCTGATCGAAACCAGCCTGCAATTGGGCTTTGTGCCGATCCTCGCCTCGGTAAAGCCGCAGGTCTCGGCACATGTAGCGATTGATCTGGAAGGTGGCAGCAGCCCGAGCGGAATCTATATTGACGAAGCGGACTGGAAGTTCATCAAGCGTCGCGAACAGGCCGAGCCATCGAACGTCGCAGGCGATCAAAGGCGTGTGGAAGACGCCGAACTGGTCAGCTGA
- the rimI gene encoding ribosomal protein S18-alanine N-acetyltransferase: MSDAVSFRPMTAADIETVLKIEYAAFSHPWTRGIFTDALSAYECWIMFEGEQQVGHGVINVIIDEAHLLNITVKPQSQGRGLGLRLLEHLMQRAAERGGRECFLEVRASNTSAYRLYERYGFNEVGRRRAYYPSADGREDALVMACTLFD; encoded by the coding sequence ATGAGTGATGCAGTCAGTTTTCGCCCCATGACGGCGGCGGATATCGAAACAGTCCTGAAAATCGAATACGCCGCCTTCAGCCACCCTTGGACTCGCGGGATCTTCACCGACGCGTTGAGCGCTTATGAATGTTGGATCATGTTCGAAGGCGAGCAGCAGGTCGGCCATGGCGTGATCAATGTCATCATCGACGAAGCGCACCTGCTCAATATTACGGTCAAACCGCAGAGCCAGGGCCGCGGCCTGGGCTTGCGGCTGCTCGAGCATCTGATGCAAAGAGCCGCCGAGCGGGGCGGGCGTGAATGCTTCCTCGAAGTCAGAGCCAGCAATACCTCGGCCTATCGGCTATACGAGCGCTACGGCTTCAACGAAGTAGGACGGCGCCGTGCCTATTACCCTTCCGCTGACGGGCGCGAAGATGCGCTGGTGATGGCCTGTACATTGTTCGATTGA
- a CDS encoding 2-isopropylmalate synthase: MSSNDRVIIFDTTLRDGEQSPGASMTGEEKLRIAKALERLKVDVIEAGFAIASPGDFAAVKAVADHIKDSTVCSLARAVDADIERAAEALAGANSGRIHTFIATSPIHMQYKLRMQPDQVIEQAVRAVTKARNLCADVEFSCEDAGRSEIDFLCRIIEAAIDAGARTINIPDTVGYAIPHQYGAMIGTLLERIPNADKAVFSVHCHNDLGLAVANSLAAVVAGARQVECTINGLGERAGNAALEEIVMAIKTRQDLLDVHTRIETEHILSASRLVSGITGFPVQPNKAIVGANAFAHESGIHQDGVLKHRETYEIMSAQSVGWNANRMVMGKHSGRAAFRSRLDELGIVLQGEGELNAAFARFKELADKKHEIFDEDLQALVSDTLAEDMQEHFKLVTLEVASKTGEVPDAKLVLNVDGNEQVASGQGSGPVDATFKAIESVANSGATLQLYSVNAITKGTDSQGEVTVRLEKGGRIVNGNGADTDIVVASAKAYLNALNLMQVGAKAHPQVAGV; this comes from the coding sequence ATGAGCAGCAACGACCGCGTCATTATCTTCGACACCACCCTGCGAGACGGCGAACAGAGCCCTGGCGCCTCCATGACCGGTGAAGAAAAGCTGCGCATCGCCAAGGCTCTTGAGCGGCTGAAGGTGGACGTAATCGAAGCCGGCTTCGCCATCGCCAGTCCAGGTGATTTCGCCGCCGTCAAAGCGGTGGCCGACCATATCAAGGACAGCACCGTATGCAGCCTGGCCCGCGCAGTCGATGCTGATATCGAGCGTGCCGCCGAAGCGCTGGCCGGTGCCAACTCCGGGCGCATCCATACCTTCATTGCCACCAGCCCGATCCACATGCAATACAAGCTGCGTATGCAGCCGGATCAGGTCATCGAGCAGGCTGTGCGTGCAGTGACCAAGGCGCGCAATCTATGCGCCGATGTGGAATTCTCCTGCGAGGATGCAGGCCGCTCCGAGATCGACTTTCTCTGCCGCATCATCGAAGCGGCCATCGACGCCGGCGCGCGCACGATCAACATTCCCGATACCGTCGGCTACGCCATCCCGCATCAATATGGTGCCATGATCGGCACGCTGCTCGAGCGCATTCCCAACGCCGACAAGGCGGTGTTTTCGGTGCACTGCCACAACGATCTGGGGCTGGCCGTCGCCAACTCGCTGGCCGCGGTCGTCGCCGGCGCTCGGCAGGTCGAGTGCACCATCAACGGCCTGGGCGAACGCGCCGGTAACGCCGCGCTGGAAGAAATCGTCATGGCCATCAAGACCCGTCAGGATCTGCTCGATGTACATACCCGCATCGAGACCGAACACATTCTCAGCGCCTCACGCCTGGTCTCCGGCATCACTGGCTTTCCGGTGCAGCCGAACAAGGCCATCGTCGGCGCCAACGCCTTCGCGCACGAGTCGGGCATCCACCAGGATGGCGTGCTCAAGCATCGCGAGACCTACGAGATCATGTCTGCGCAATCGGTGGGCTGGAATGCCAACCGGATGGTCATGGGCAAGCATTCAGGGCGTGCTGCATTCCGTTCGCGACTCGACGAACTGGGCATTGTCCTGCAGGGTGAAGGCGAGCTGAATGCTGCGTTTGCGCGCTTCAAGGAGTTGGCGGACAAGAAGCACGAGATATTCGACGAGGATCTGCAGGCGCTCGTCTCCGACACGCTCGCCGAGGATATGCAGGAACATTTCAAGCTGGTGACGCTGGAAGTGGCGAGCAAGACCGGCGAGGTGCCGGACGCCAAGCTCGTGTTGAACGTGGACGGCAATGAGCAAGTTGCCTCAGGGCAGGGCTCGGGGCCGGTTGATGCGACGTTCAAAGCCATCGAGTCCGTGGCTAACTCTGGCGCCACGCTGCAGCTGTACTCCGTCAATGCCATCACCAAGGGCACCGACTCGCAAGGCGAGGTCACGGTGCGGTTGGAGAAAGGGGGGCGCATCGTCAATGGCAATGGCGCCGATACCGATATCGTCGTGGCGTCAGCCAAGGCCTATCTGAACGCGCTGAACCTGATGCAGGTCGGCGCTAAAGCGCATCCGCAGGTGGCCGGGGTTTGA